The DNA sequence GTAGTAATACCTAACAGTGCATCCAGCTGGCACCTGCACTGAGGGCCAGTGACATGAGTGCCAGCCTTCTCCTAcaagatttcttccttttccacttGGACACCAAGCTTGGGGTTCCCATGTGGTCTTATCTTGCTGAGAGCAGTTTCCATGTAGAAAGCTTTTTGCATCTCCCACCTGAGAATATAGAACCTCTCTCTTGGTCTCTTTCTCACCCCATCCTCCTCCAAAACATGGATTTGGGGACAGGTGCCATTGGCCTCACAGGTGAGCCTTTCTGACTTCACACTCTTCTGTCTGGTCACCTATTCCTTTGTTCTTTGGAGAATGCTTTCTGTACAGACCTTACCTTCAGGGACTCCTCCTTCCCAGGCCCACCTGGTGTTGACTTGCTTCCTGGAATCCAGTACCCTCATGTCTTCATAATTTCCTGTACTCCAGACTTCCTACAGAACATGCTCAAGTGAGCTCAGGGGACAAAGGCTCCTGGCCTGGCTTCCATTAAGATTGTACTAAGTCCACAGAAGAGTGTGTATTGCTGAGGAAGCAGCTGCaaaagagaaagtgtgtgtgtgtgtgtgtgtgtgtgtgtgtgtatgtatgtgtgtgtgtgtaaaacaagAGCTTGTAAGAAAAGAATGACGGAAAGTGGAGTGAGCTTGCCAATCATTGCACTCTTGCCAGAGCAGgcaagagaaaggaggaggagaggtgaaGTGTGGGTGTTCACCATGGGTGGCTTTTAAATCCAGCCAGGGCAGATGGGGCTGCCAGCCTGATATAGCTGGCTCCTGGGAGGGAAAGGAGTGGGATTTTCCTGTTCCTATCTAGCTAAAGGAGGATGGCCAGACTCTGGCAGTCTCCGCAGCTCCTGGTGGCCATTCTAATGTCCCTGGTGGCCTTCACCTACCAAGTAAAGAAATCCTTGATAAGTATCCATGAAGCATCTGCAGTGGAAAACTTCGTAGAAGACACCTTAAAGTACATCAACAATGAATACAACAAGCAAAGTGATGACACATACAACTTCAGGATCCTTCGAGTCCTAAAGATCCAGAAGAAGGTCAGTGAGTGGCTTCCTCTGCTCACCACACCCAACCTCCAGGGACCACTGATACTACAGGGTGTGTCCTACTCCAGTGAAATCTAGTGCCACATGaagcaggcatttttttttcaatataattttttatttctcactgaGATCCTTCTCCAAATTTAGGCATAAGTGGGGCCAATAGATGGTACTTGATAATGCAAAACAATTATTGCAAAACAATTATTGCTTGTTCTTTCAGAATAATTCTAATGTTTCAATCCTCATCcatattaatcttttaatttttatttataaataacagcagaatgcattacaattcttattacactgatagaacacaatttttcatatctctggttgtatgtgcAGTATATTCACGTGAAgcaggcattttaaaagaaatatacattcTCTAGAATGAATGAAGTTGTTCTTTaaagatactaaaaaaaataatttatacaccAAGGGCCAAATCTCCTGCTGCCTGCATTTGTAAATAGAGTTGCTTTGAAGCCCAGCCAAACCTACACATATATACCACCTGGCTGTGGTAATGCTTCCATGGCACAACTGACAAGTTGTAGCAGAGACTAGATAGCTCACAAAGCCTAAAATGTTTACATTCTATCCCTTACCAGAAAAACTTTACAGATTTCTGCCTTGAACCCTTTGCATCACTTCTATTATACAATGGGGAACTTTGCTTATGAAGCAAGAAACATAGTGTTTCTTGTGGCTTCTGGTGTATTCTCTTTGAATGACAAAAAGAGGCAAGGCATCACACAAGAAGAGACCATCAATCAGTCTAGGACAAAGTATAAATGAATATCTGTACGCAGAAACagcagagaggggagaagaggttGCTCTGAATCTCCTTGTCTCTTGATGCCCACAGATAACCGACCATATGGAGATCCTTGCACATGTGGAGATGCAGAGAACTGTCTGCCTGAAGCCAAAGATGGGCCACTGTGAAATTCAAAATGGGAAACTTTACAAGGTACTTGGTAAAACGCATTCACGTAGAGAGAATTCATTTTCAGTATGTTAATTTTTTCTGTATGATGAGGTTGGGGCAGAACTATTTAGGATTCATTCAAGCTtgcttgaggggctggggatatggctcaagtagtagcgcactagcctggcatgcgtgaggcactgggttcgatcctcagcaccacacaaaaataaagaaaaatattgtgtccacctaaagctaaaaaataaatatataaaaaaattcattcaagCTTGCTTGAAAAGAATGCATGAATAATACCTTCTTTCtcagagagaaaaagcaaagatGGGAATGACCAAGGTATCACTCTTTGGTTGCTGAAAGGATTATAAAGAGGCTGAAGGGGTCCAGAGGAGCCGTAGAGATGTCTAAGTTGCAGGGGGACAGGAAACAGTCAAATTATTAGTAAAACTCTAGCAGCCAGAGGGACCCAGCGCTTGCTGAATATCTGAACATCTGCACACCAAGAATGTGCAATTCCTGAGCTCCTGTCCTTCTTCCTTTCAACCAACAGTGTTTGGCAAGCATAAGACCAAAAAACAAGTTGAAAATAATTCggccagtggcagagctggaTTAGGGAGAATGAGCCCATGTGTGTATGATATGCTGAGTGGCCTCCTGCCCCAAAGTCTGCTCAGTCATCAGCATGCTTCATTCCTGCTTAGCACTGTGTACCTGAAGGAGACTGGGCAGTCACTGGCCCACACCATCATTACTGTGTGCAGAGTTAGGGTCAGTTCTCTGTACAGAAAGACCTGGAAGGTTGTCTCAGAAGTCTTCCAGATCTCTTACtcatccaaaagaattaaatctAGGATAATTGTATATCCCTCCTTGCCTAGAAGAGTCCTGACTTATGACAACtttttaatataatcatttaatAGCATATCCTTTTGCTTATATCATGGCCTTGCTTGATTCATAAATTATGTGGTCACCCTAGTTATAATAGTCTGAGGTTTCTCAACACAGAAATGTGTCCATCCCTGGATTCCCTTCTCATGCTCTACATGTATAATTCTTCAAAATCTAGCAAGGAAGTCTTCTTTGGTTCTTCCCTGGGGAAGATCATAAAATTTCTGTAAAGAATAATTTAATCTAACAGtaaagtcaaatttttaaaaattaaactttcttACTAGAGAGACTGAATTGGTGGAGTTAGTATGCTGAgttctattttaagaaaaatgtaaaagtaagCCTCACCCTTTACATCTAGGCTTCCAAGCGAAAAGCAGGAAAAACAGAATCAGACCtcccaaaaaataataatcaatcatatgcaaaatatatttaaaatattgattttcattatggaataaaaatggagtaaaaaataagagaaacttgggaaataataaaaagaaagcaaggagaAAATAACGATAtgcatagatggatggatggacaaatTAAGGAAACCAAGATAGATGGATTGGGTGAAAGGAAGGAAGTTAGATGCatagatggaaggaaggaaaatgaatggaCATTGAATGGAATTGCAAGTGTGTTtgtatgaatgaatggataaacagatGGGTAGATGAATGGAAGGATATAAATGattggaaggaagggagggagagagaagaaaaggaagaaagggaatcaATGGAGGCCAAGTAAGAGAAGGTATAGAGTAAAAACCAcgagtaaaaatgaaaaggaaaaacaatcagTGATTCCTATGGTGAACAATGGCTGGGCAAacacttcatttttattcttcaaatttgatCATAAATGgatgttttctgaaataattcCAGCAATATGACTATCAAATGACtaaaatcaagaatataaaaacagATCTGGATTAGAGAGGCGGTGTGGGAACCACTCCAAATGcacacacctttaagtcctgatgcaccacggggatctgaaagatcactgtagtcTGACACCGTAGTGTCATGACTCTTGACTCACGCTTTTCCCTTGTGTGGATAATAAGGTGTGGCCCTGGGAGTGGCCCTAGGAGTAGGCGGCACCCAgaggggttgagctacactcacctgttcccttgtaatcctatcccttgcctcatttgaatggcttcatCCCAATAAAACGGTTCAGCACgtgctcctctctctctttccatggacccctaaggtcGGAGGAACCATCACAGGacccaaataaaaaggtatttgtctgtctctgtgtgattatttcatgcagcccagttcacctggagtgaccttgaGTGTTTAGTTGTGAGACCCGACAAGGTGGTGTTGTTTTCCCTGTCCTTATATCTTATatccccttctttctccctggCATGTAAATTTCACTTTGCATGTTAATCTCCTTAAgtactggttttgtttttttgttttagaaaatccACTGCTACTTCTCGGTGTTTGTTATACCCTGGACTGAAACGTACAAAATTCTGGGCAAAAACTGCAGCAACATCTGAATGTCCTGGAGCACACACCTGTGGTTACTGTATTCAAAGGTCCAGAAACCAACAGTAATCTTCAgtagacaataaatatttgtcaaccTGTTTCCTTTAATGGTCTTCATGGTTGTGActctacttctctttttcttaaattcttcagCTCATAGTAATATGATGTGGAGAGTCTGCTAGACCAGGACAATTTTGGGGTCCAAATGAAGTAATACGAATAATTTCTTCTGCCTTGCCTGACAAAAGAATTTCAGCCTTATCCTTATATCAAGCAGGAgtctttagattttaaaataagatggaaAAGATAAGGAGATTAAACAGAAGGGAAAATGTTTCAAGTAgctttttttaagatagagagaattttttaatatttattttttagttttcagcagacacaacatctttgtttgtatgtggtgctaaggatcgaacccgggccgcatccATGGCAGgtaagtgcgctaccgcttgagccacatccccagccctcaagtaaCTTGAATCAACAGCCCAGGGATATTTGCAAGTGTGTCTCATAACGGAATCTCTGAGGAGCCTAGTGAAGAGCACCCCTGTCCTCACCTGAAATGTGAAAAAAGAGAGCCAGGCAgaggggcacatgcctataattccagcagctcagaaggctgaggcaggagaatcacaaattcaaagccagcctcagcaacctagtaaggccctaagcaacttagaaagaccctgtcttaaaataaaaaaagggctgggggtgtggctcagtggttaagaacccctaggttcaatctctagtaccaaacaaaaaaatgtgtgaaagaaggagaaaaaccaCAATAAAGAAATATGAGACTTTTGTTATTGATTAGCTCTAGATTGAGAGATAGATGTACCTACCTCATTTTCACCTGCAAGTGTACTTTCTACCACCAAACTCCATAATTAGACTTCTGCCCCATAACACCAGCAACACTGGATCAGAGCTGGTCTTTCCATGAATTCTGTAGTATTCCTGCTGTAGGAGCAAAGGAATATATGCTCCCTGTTGGAAGAGGAAATGGGATACaatgcccattttatttttcccacataGACAGATTAATTCTGCCAGGAAAGGAAGGATCAAGGCAGGGAAAAAATCAGGAATGCCATTTTAAAGGAGATATGCTTTCTGtctcagtctgttttctgttgctaatattTCAATATCATAGATTGggtatgttatttaaaaaaaaaaggcaaattttgACTTGTGTTTCTGTTCCAAGATCAAAAGACATGATCTGGTGATGACCCCCCCCCTACTGGCAACACCTGGAGGGGGCATAGGGTATCACATGGTGAAAGCTATAGAGTACGCTATAGCAGAGCCACTCTCAAGATAACCCACTAACTCATGAACCCGCTAATCTATTTATCATGTGAATGAATTATTCCTTTAATCATGTGAATGGATTAATCTGTTAATCACATgtatggattaatccattcatgagagcAGAGCCCTAACCACCTCTCAAAAGTCTGAAATGATCCTTTTAATACCTCACAATGGTGATTAAATGTCAATAGAAGTTTAGGAGGAAAGAaaccatattcaaatcatagcactTTTCATGATGGCTCGACAACGGTGGGGCATAAATGTCCCCCCCACCCGATGGTTTGACTCAAGGCCTCAAACATTGTCAGCAGGCTCCTCCCACTTCACTTCTTCCATATGGTCTCAGGAGAGCTGCCAGCAACTCAGTGGGATCACCTTTGTCCTCTTCACATCCAGTAGAAAGGAATATCTAATGCCCAAGCCTCTAGCAAAggctgaaaacacacacacacacacacacacacacacacacacacaacacagaacATTCATCTAAGGAAGTTGGAAGTTAGGAACTGGGATATTATCCAATGGTTCCAGTCAGTATTTGTTGAGGGTAGCTCCTAGAGGGCATTAATTCCCTAGTATTTCTGGCCTGGTTGCTCCAGAGCACAGCAAACAGCAGAGAGTACCTGCAGATAAAGGGGTACAGGTGCTGGCACTTGGAAGTTGACCTGGCATGCACAGAGAGAAAGGCTGAAAGGATACAGCAGAGTACCAGCAGAATGTTCCTTGCACATATGCATTGTAAACTGTGAGGCATACTAGCCACAACAGGATAGCTGGGACCTCTCACATAACAGAAACTTTAGCTTCTACTCTCTATCAAAATTCTGGAAGGTTCAGGGCCCTGTTTCATGTGGGACCTAGGTGAGATTCCCCTCTGCCAACAATCTGGGATGATCCTAACCTAAAATATCAGCAAGTTTGAAAAAAGCAGGACCTACTTCATGAAACAGTTACAAAGATTAAAGATGATAATGTACATAAATTGCATAATACCATGTTCTAACACAAGGCAGGTATTCAAACGAATGCTAGCTAGTAATAGGCAGTAGCAGTGATAGTAATTTAATATCAATCAGTAACTAATGCTCTTCAGGTATTTTGGCTATTTTGTCCCCAAGGCAGGGATTATtacctttggggggaaaaaaagagatgggaCATTCATGCCCATTAATCTCTTGGATTTTTCAGCCCATATTTGAAGattctttttaaactattttttctcatttattgtatttttataggaAATTACAAAGATAATTCAGAAAAGTTCCCTGGACCCTTCATCTAGTTATCCCTGGTAGTTATAgtttatataatagaaaaaaatcataactagGAAGTTGACATTAGTACAGTGTATGTTtgtcattttgttacatgtgtaCATTTGTGTAACTACCACCACAATCCAGATATCAGACCCATGCCATCCCAGGGAGCCCTGCTGTGCTGCTTCTGGATACCCAGTAAGAGACCACAGGCCCTTTGCCTCACAGCGGTCTGCTTATGCCCAACCCTTCCTGTCTGccaataataaaaaagcaaggtGGGCAGGTTGGGCAGGGAAAGCTCACTTTTGAATGTTCAAATCAATGTCATAAAGTTTagtaaaacattataaaaagaatAGAGAGCTAATAtggaattatataaaacaaaaacagaaatggaacAATTAGACCAACCATGTAAatgaaagatacaaaataaataggtCTTAGAGGCTTAAATCAACCACTAAGTAATATTAAAAAGGCAATCAAAGAAAAAACTTTACAAACAGGTATTGAGCAAAAACTGTTAAAGGCTGAATACACGCGCATCCTGATAATAACCAGTTCGACTTATAGGCACATACTAACAGAAACAAGTATACATGTCcaccatacatacatacatgtatgtttaTTGCAAGTAGCTATTATCCTTATAAGTTGAAAACTACTAAAAAATtcattatcagaaaataaattgtgATTTGTTTGTGTAATGGAATTCTACTCCATAATAAAAGTGAACTGTAAGTACAAACACCtgcaaaatatatattgaatgaaagaaaccaaaaaacaaGAGAATAGATACTGCATAAATCATCTCTAAAAATTTAATCAGTTATCTCAACCAAGGCAGGGTGTTAGAATCGAGACAGAGGTTGCTTTTGGAGGTTCCTCATTTGCATCATGGAGGAAATCTCCTTGGAAAGCCATTTCATAGGTTTGTCATGATGATTGAATTAGATGGCGAGAGCAGCAGGCCTGTGAGTGGCACCCGGTTTGCCCCCCATGGCATTAGATTTGCATGGCAGGATGCTTCTGACCTTTGCACAATGATTTCACcagcttttcctcttttcctccatcCCCTTTTCTCCCCCAGGCCTCTCTGGCAATACTCTGTGTCTGGGGCAGGAGAGAAGACCACAGAGTCATGTGGTACACTTGGCTTGCTCTCAGCCCCAGGTTGGGGCTAGCAAGTACCTTCTCTACAGGAGTTATAGGAGGGAGAAGCCCACTGAGATAAGTCCACTGTAAATGTTGGGTGCTCAGAGGCAAACCAGACCCCTGAACTGTCATTCTTAGAAAGGATGCTGGGAAGTCTGACTTTGGCTAAAGTCTGAAGACATAAAGGGTAAACAGTTTCCCCCCAGTGATGCCAATTCTCCCTACCTGAGCAGAGGGCCTCAGTGTGTCCAGACTGTCTGTATAGACCATGAGGTCTATGCTGAACATCTACTCTCCTGGGAGTCTAGAATTTTGACATACTCAGAGGTTGGGACCAGTTCCCAACAAAAACCATGGGCACTGATCTCTAACCTGCTTCTCTGGGACATGACATTTCATAAGTGCCATCACAGCTCAATGCTGGGGATTAAGCCTGTCCCCATGTGATGGCACTGGGAGAGGATTTTGCAAGCTTCCACCTGGTTTGTGTAGACTTCACCCATGCATGCACCTTTTCTTTctaatgattttgttttgctttttgtcctGAGTATGACTGTACACTAGTCCTCTGAGACCTCTAATGAA is a window from the Urocitellus parryii isolate mUroPar1 chromosome 6, mUroPar1.hap1, whole genome shotgun sequence genome containing:
- the Cst11 gene encoding cystatin-11 gives rise to the protein MARLWQSPQLLVAILMSLVAFTYQVKKSLISIHEASAVENFVEDTLKYINNEYNKQSDDTYNFRILRVLKIQKKITDHMEILAHVEMQRTVCLKPKMGHCEIQNGKLYKKIHCYFSVFVIPWTETYKILGKNCSNI